Proteins from a genomic interval of Paraburkholderia sp. FT54:
- a CDS encoding class I SAM-dependent methyltransferase, translating to MTAAIGRQRAKAPPASRKRRDQEIARIPSRLEGVSETMLWTLYDRACESRRADAILVDPHSVRICDAIDYDFAGHFGQPVGSFSARAAEIDRLLKDWLDRHPKGMVISLGEGLETQAHRVDNGHMTWLTVDLPPAIELRERFLPSSRRFRCIAASVFEPDWANGIKAGADVFVVAQGLFMYLQPDAVRRLFVRIAERFPGAEIAFDAIPRWFSGLTQWGVMTTPRYRLPPMPWGINGDEVETRLHGWSSEIAALRTFGYCAPRGWPRLAADLCRLHPLAKSHLPFLVHVTLKDCRPAGRAG from the coding sequence ATGACCGCCGCCATAGGGCGGCAGCGTGCGAAAGCGCCTCCTGCGTCACGTAAGCGGCGTGATCAGGAAATAGCCCGGATCCCTTCGCGACTGGAGGGTGTATCGGAAACGATGCTGTGGACGCTCTACGACCGGGCCTGCGAATCGCGCCGCGCCGACGCCATTCTCGTCGATCCGCATAGCGTGCGCATCTGCGACGCCATTGACTATGATTTCGCGGGTCACTTCGGCCAGCCCGTCGGCTCCTTCTCTGCGCGAGCGGCGGAAATCGATCGTCTTCTGAAAGACTGGCTCGACCGGCATCCGAAAGGCATGGTCATATCGCTGGGGGAAGGGCTTGAAACACAGGCTCATCGTGTAGATAACGGCCACATGACCTGGCTCACGGTCGACTTGCCACCGGCGATTGAATTACGTGAGCGATTCTTACCTTCGTCGCGGCGCTTTCGCTGTATCGCTGCAAGTGTTTTCGAGCCGGACTGGGCGAACGGGATCAAAGCCGGCGCCGATGTTTTTGTCGTTGCGCAAGGGCTGTTCATGTATCTCCAGCCAGATGCGGTAAGACGTCTTTTTGTCCGGATCGCCGAGCGCTTTCCGGGCGCCGAGATTGCATTCGACGCGATCCCGCGCTGGTTTTCCGGGCTCACCCAATGGGGTGTCATGACAACGCCGCGTTACCGTTTGCCGCCGATGCCATGGGGCATCAACGGCGACGAGGTGGAGACGCGTCTGCACGGCTGGTCGTCGGAGATAGCAGCGTTGCGCACGTTCGGGTATTGCGCGCCACGTGGGTGGCCCAGGCTGGCGGCAGACCTTTGCCGCCTTCATCCGCTCGCGAAGAGCCATTTGCCGTTCCTGGTGCATGTGACGTTGAAAGACTGTCGACCAGCCGGACGCGCAGGATGA
- a CDS encoding CsbD family protein, with amino-acid sequence METTNIDGMREAAGDVQRAAANLLNDGGAQIGAAASELGGKARQLYADFAEVVRESTVEKPVAALAIAAGVGFILGALHAANRSRSNQVRGDWRDRE; translated from the coding sequence ATGGAAACGACGAATATCGATGGAATGCGGGAGGCTGCCGGCGATGTACAGCGGGCTGCCGCAAATCTACTGAACGACGGCGGTGCGCAGATCGGTGCCGCGGCGAGTGAACTAGGCGGCAAAGCGCGGCAACTCTACGCCGATTTTGCGGAGGTAGTACGCGAGTCCACCGTCGAAAAGCCTGTTGCGGCGCTGGCGATTGCGGCGGGCGTGGGCTTCATTCTCGGCGCGCTGCACGCGGCGAATCGCTCGAGGTCGAATCAGGTGCGCGGCGACTGGAGAGACCGGGAATAA
- a CDS encoding zinc-dependent alcohol dehydrogenase family protein codes for MKIKAAVLETMGAAYPYAVSRPLRIDEVELAPPGPDEVLIRIAAAGLCHSDLSVINGDRPRPMPMALGHEAAGVVTELGAGVTDLQIGDHVVVVFVPSCGHCAPCAEGRPALCEPGAAANGAGTLLSGGRRLTRDGETLNHHLGCSVFAEYATVSRRSVVRIDASVPLDEAALFGCAVLTGVGAVVNTAQVRVGASVAVVGLGGVGLAALIGAQAAGARQIIAVDLSDAKLEQARALGATHTVNAGHDDAVEQIRALSSGGVEFAFEFAGAIRALDLAYRITRRGGSTVTAGLPPSTALWPLPAVSLVAEERTLKGSYIGTCVPARDIPHYIDLYMQGRLPVNKLLTGRLTLDEINHGFDLLHEGKAIRQVVVFE; via the coding sequence ATGAAGATCAAGGCAGCAGTGCTGGAAACAATGGGCGCAGCGTATCCGTATGCCGTTTCCCGTCCATTGCGTATCGACGAGGTTGAGCTTGCGCCGCCGGGGCCTGATGAAGTGCTTATCAGGATCGCCGCTGCGGGGCTGTGTCACTCTGATCTGTCCGTCATTAATGGCGATCGGCCACGCCCCATGCCGATGGCACTCGGACATGAGGCTGCCGGCGTCGTCACCGAACTGGGGGCCGGCGTGACCGATCTTCAGATTGGCGATCATGTCGTGGTGGTCTTTGTGCCGAGTTGTGGTCACTGCGCACCTTGCGCCGAGGGGCGCCCCGCCTTGTGCGAGCCGGGCGCCGCGGCGAACGGCGCGGGCACGCTGCTCTCTGGTGGGCGTCGCCTTACGCGTGATGGCGAGACATTGAACCACCACCTGGGATGTTCGGTGTTTGCGGAATATGCGACCGTATCGCGGCGCTCGGTTGTCAGGATCGATGCCAGTGTGCCGCTCGACGAAGCCGCGCTATTCGGATGCGCCGTGCTCACGGGCGTCGGCGCGGTGGTGAATACGGCGCAAGTCCGTGTAGGCGCTTCTGTTGCCGTGGTCGGTCTGGGAGGTGTGGGCCTGGCGGCTCTGATCGGTGCGCAGGCGGCCGGCGCTCGCCAGATCATCGCGGTCGACCTGTCCGATGCGAAACTGGAGCAGGCGCGCGCCCTCGGCGCTACGCACACGGTGAACGCGGGCCACGATGACGCCGTCGAGCAGATTCGGGCGTTGAGCTCAGGTGGGGTTGAGTTTGCCTTCGAATTCGCCGGCGCCATTCGCGCTCTGGATCTCGCTTATCGCATTACCCGTCGCGGTGGGTCGACCGTCACCGCGGGCCTGCCGCCGTCTACCGCGCTATGGCCGCTGCCGGCAGTGAGCCTGGTCGCTGAAGAGCGCACACTGAAAGGCAGCTATATCGGCACGTGCGTGCCGGCGCGCGACATTCCCCATTACATCGATCTTTACATGCAGGGCAGGTTGCCGGTCAACAAACTACTCACCGGCCGTCTGACGCTAGATGAAATCAATCATGGCTTCGATCTGCTCCACGAAGGAAAGGCGATTCGACAGGTCGTAGTGTTTGAATAA
- a CDS encoding phage holin family protein, whose amino-acid sequence MSVHSKVAQWQNAGRFCVERATDYSDLLGIGIEQTRKSVVRELSALVALTVAGLFSLSFACLAIIATAWGTPYFLQVVWGVAASWLLVSFVSMFIVRSQKPARSLRVLQTEIRSDLDTLKEALK is encoded by the coding sequence ATGTCCGTACATTCGAAAGTAGCGCAATGGCAAAATGCCGGCAGATTCTGTGTTGAACGAGCCACTGACTATAGCGATCTCCTCGGCATCGGAATTGAACAGACCAGAAAATCTGTCGTGCGCGAGTTGAGCGCACTGGTTGCCTTGACCGTCGCCGGCCTTTTTTCTCTTTCGTTTGCGTGCCTGGCGATCATCGCGACGGCGTGGGGAACGCCTTATTTTCTTCAGGTCGTATGGGGTGTTGCCGCGTCGTGGCTGCTGGTCTCGTTTGTTTCCATGTTCATCGTTCGTTCCCAGAAACCCGCCCGGTCGCTCCGTGTCCTTCAGACGGAGATCCGCAGCGACCTCGACACCTTGAAAGAGGCGCTCAAATGA
- a CDS encoding YsnF/AvaK domain-containing protein produces MVSSRRFESRHTSWLKFGHSPSWSITMSQVLVGVFDSFEQAEHAIVRLTQAGIPRSDMEIHANGQTEDALAVDSPVEQQPAVTTDESSSKIGRFFSNLFGHDEPPAEVGHYQEAVRRGGAVLTVTVLDETQVSTVRSALHEAGAVDIDERVTQWQNAGYQGYDPSAARYSADETAAERQSFAVVRESLDVGKREVQTGGVRVYSHATETPVSEAVSLREEHATVDRHPVDRIATAEDLKARSVEVLETAEHAVVAKTAHVVEEVTVGKKASERTETIHETLKGTEVEVERLDGEATGAPAIPANVPPATRA; encoded by the coding sequence ATGGTGAGCAGTCGACGTTTTGAGAGCAGGCATACATCCTGGCTGAAGTTTGGCCACTCACCATCTTGGAGTATCACAATGTCACAAGTTCTTGTAGGTGTATTCGACTCGTTCGAGCAGGCTGAACATGCCATCGTGCGGCTCACGCAGGCGGGGATCCCGAGAAGCGACATGGAAATTCATGCCAACGGCCAGACGGAGGATGCGCTAGCGGTCGATAGCCCTGTCGAGCAACAGCCCGCGGTTACAACCGACGAATCTTCCAGCAAAATCGGCCGCTTTTTCAGCAACCTGTTTGGCCACGACGAACCGCCGGCGGAAGTCGGTCATTACCAGGAAGCGGTGCGCCGCGGCGGCGCTGTGCTGACCGTCACGGTACTCGACGAAACGCAAGTATCGACAGTCCGGTCTGCCCTGCATGAAGCGGGAGCGGTTGATATCGACGAACGCGTGACCCAGTGGCAAAACGCCGGTTATCAAGGCTACGATCCGAGCGCCGCGCGGTACTCGGCTGACGAGACTGCGGCCGAGCGGCAGTCGTTTGCGGTCGTGCGCGAGTCGCTTGATGTCGGCAAGCGCGAAGTGCAGACCGGTGGCGTGCGCGTCTATTCCCACGCGACCGAAACGCCCGTGAGCGAAGCCGTCAGCTTGCGTGAGGAACATGCCACGGTTGACAGGCATCCCGTGGACCGCATCGCGACAGCGGAAGACCTCAAGGCCCGCTCGGTTGAAGTGCTGGAAACGGCCGAGCACGCCGTCGTGGCGAAGACTGCTCATGTGGTGGAAGAAGTCACAGTGGGCAAGAAGGCTTCGGAGCGTACAGAGACCATCCATGAGACGCTTAAAGGCACGGAGGTGGAGGTGGAACGCCTGGATGGCGAGGCGACTGGCGCACCTGCCATTCCGGCAAACGTCCCGCCGGCCACGCGTGCGTAA
- a CDS encoding acetolactate synthase large subunit, whose amino-acid sequence MKASDLFVKALENEGVERIFAVPGEENLDVLDSLRHSGIELVVTRHEQSAAFMAATHGRLTGKPGVCMATLGPGALNLVTGAAYAHLGAMPMVLITGQKAIMTARQARFQIVDIVATMKPLTKASRQIVNGASIPTVVREAFRLAAQERPGPVHLELPEDVAGSEVGGDVPLIPLHAVDLPVAGQAAIEQAAALLQGARRPLVMFGAASNRPRLAGQLTDFIRRTGMPYFNTQMGKGTVSAIGREEASELWMGTAALSERDYLHEAIDRADLILAIGHDTVEKPPFIMGPGGPMVIHVGYTPANVEQVFFPHAEVVGDLGLSLARLADLLEGNLPHAAALAPLREDILRRTLGRAEESRFPLTPQRIVHDVRKIMPADGIVALDNGMYKLWFARCYRTRSANTLLLDNALATMGAGLPSAMMAAILYPDRRVMAVCGDGGFMMNSQELETAVRLKLNLVVLIIQDDAYGMIRWKQAVDKFADWGLTFGNPDFVKYADAYGAKGRRIETAEALAPALESAFSEGGVQLVIVPVDYSENVRVFVEELGNRVMEVA is encoded by the coding sequence GTGAAAGCATCAGACCTGTTCGTCAAGGCCCTGGAGAATGAAGGTGTCGAACGCATCTTTGCCGTGCCCGGCGAGGAAAATCTCGACGTCCTGGATTCGTTGCGGCACTCGGGCATCGAGCTCGTCGTGACTCGCCATGAACAGTCAGCGGCCTTCATGGCGGCTACTCATGGCCGCCTGACCGGAAAGCCCGGTGTTTGTATGGCCACGCTCGGCCCTGGCGCGCTGAATCTCGTGACAGGCGCGGCTTACGCTCATCTGGGTGCGATGCCGATGGTACTGATCACCGGACAGAAAGCCATCATGACAGCGCGCCAGGCCCGCTTTCAGATTGTCGATATAGTCGCGACGATGAAACCCCTCACCAAGGCGTCCCGGCAGATTGTCAACGGCGCCAGCATTCCGACCGTGGTGCGCGAGGCATTCCGGCTGGCTGCGCAAGAGCGGCCGGGGCCGGTGCATCTCGAGTTGCCGGAAGACGTGGCCGGCTCGGAGGTAGGCGGCGACGTCCCGTTGATTCCATTGCATGCGGTCGACCTGCCGGTCGCCGGGCAGGCAGCAATCGAGCAGGCTGCTGCCTTGCTGCAGGGCGCGAGGCGTCCATTGGTCATGTTCGGCGCGGCCAGCAACCGCCCCCGTCTTGCCGGGCAGTTGACCGACTTCATCCGGCGCACGGGCATGCCGTACTTCAACACGCAAATGGGCAAGGGAACCGTGTCCGCGATCGGTCGCGAAGAGGCGTCCGAACTCTGGATGGGCACGGCGGCGTTGAGCGAACGCGACTACCTGCACGAGGCGATCGACCGCGCCGACCTGATCCTCGCCATCGGCCACGACACGGTCGAGAAGCCGCCTTTCATCATGGGGCCCGGCGGGCCCATGGTGATTCACGTCGGATATACGCCGGCCAATGTCGAGCAGGTGTTCTTCCCGCACGCGGAAGTGGTCGGAGATCTCGGTTTGAGCCTTGCGCGCCTGGCCGATCTGCTGGAGGGAAACCTGCCGCACGCGGCGGCGTTGGCGCCGCTGCGCGAAGATATCCTGAGACGCACGCTGGGACGGGCGGAAGAGTCGCGCTTTCCGTTGACTCCGCAACGCATCGTTCACGACGTGAGGAAGATCATGCCGGCCGACGGCATCGTTGCGCTCGACAATGGCATGTACAAACTCTGGTTCGCGCGGTGTTACAGAACCCGTAGCGCGAATACGCTATTGCTCGACAATGCGCTGGCAACCATGGGGGCGGGTTTGCCATCGGCGATGATGGCCGCGATTCTTTATCCGGATCGTCGTGTCATGGCTGTTTGCGGTGACGGCGGCTTCATGATGAACTCGCAGGAACTCGAGACGGCGGTGAGATTGAAGCTCAATCTCGTCGTGCTGATCATTCAGGACGATGCCTACGGGATGATTCGCTGGAAGCAGGCCGTCGACAAGTTCGCGGACTGGGGGCTGACGTTCGGCAACCCCGATTTCGTCAAATATGCGGATGCGTACGGCGCAAAAGGCAGGCGCATCGAAACGGCGGAGGCGCTGGCTCCGGCGTTGGAGAGCGCCTTCAGCGAAGGCGGGGTACAACTGGTTATCGTCCCGGTGGATTACTCGGAAAACGTCCGCGTTTTTGTCGAGGAACTGGGCAATCGGGTCATGGAGGTCGCGTAA
- a CDS encoding acyl CoA:acetate/3-ketoacid CoA transferase: MQDKIVTADDAIGLIRDGDAVCCSGFVGIGTPDELITALARRFTESGFPRDLTLVFAAAPGDGKDRGLNRVALEGLVKRAIGGHWSLVPKLARMATENLIEAYNLPLGTMSHLYRDIAAHRAGTLTQVGLGTFVDPRQAGGKINARTTEDLVSTIDLDGKTWLLYKVFPLNVALIRGTTADPQGNITMEREALVLDAQAIAMAVHNSNGLVIAQVERIAASGTLDPRAVVVPGIFVDRVVVASPDAQPQTYGTAYNPAFSSEIRMSAGANACPLLDERKVMARRCAFELPLEGVINLGIGVPEVVGAVAAEERLLNHLTLTAEPGIIGGVPQGGLDFGAAVNMDALLHQNQQFDFYDGGGLDLACLGMAQIDRSGNVNVSRFGPRLAGAGGFINISQNASRVVFAGAFTAGGLEVAVDAGRLRIVTEGSQKKLVESVEQITFNGRLAAERGQPVLYVTERCVFRLTSEGLELTEVAPGIDVDRDILPHMDFAPIVSSPRPMNSRIFLPQLMNLATVLLDSQFARRLSYKGEQNTLFANFEGMAVRSHSDIESVRRVLEAFCQPIGRKVSLIVNYDGFRLDHVVADQYFEMAARLQSRYYKSVSRFTSCAFMRAKLRAAFRDATCASHVCETHADAMAFATEHNEAVGDGVLQFPRRRHQPF; this comes from the coding sequence ATGCAAGACAAGATTGTCACCGCTGACGACGCCATCGGATTGATCCGCGACGGCGACGCTGTCTGCTGTTCTGGCTTTGTCGGCATCGGTACGCCGGACGAATTGATCACAGCGTTGGCCCGGCGTTTCACTGAATCCGGTTTCCCACGCGATCTGACGCTGGTGTTCGCGGCGGCGCCGGGCGACGGCAAAGACCGCGGGCTCAACCGGGTCGCTCTGGAGGGATTGGTCAAACGCGCCATTGGCGGCCATTGGTCGTTAGTGCCAAAGCTTGCCCGAATGGCGACCGAGAATCTGATCGAGGCCTACAACCTGCCGCTTGGAACGATGTCGCATCTGTACCGTGACATCGCGGCCCACAGGGCAGGCACGCTCACTCAAGTTGGATTGGGCACCTTCGTCGATCCGCGTCAGGCGGGCGGGAAGATCAATGCGAGGACAACCGAGGATCTGGTCAGCACGATCGATCTCGATGGCAAAACCTGGCTTTTATACAAGGTCTTTCCGCTGAACGTCGCGCTGATTCGCGGCACAACGGCCGATCCACAAGGCAATATCACGATGGAACGCGAAGCGCTGGTGCTCGATGCGCAGGCAATCGCGATGGCCGTTCACAATTCAAATGGCCTCGTCATCGCGCAGGTGGAGAGGATCGCGGCGAGCGGAACACTCGACCCGCGCGCCGTCGTGGTTCCGGGCATTTTCGTCGACCGGGTTGTAGTCGCGTCGCCCGACGCGCAGCCGCAGACTTACGGGACGGCCTATAACCCGGCATTTTCCAGCGAGATCAGGATGTCAGCCGGCGCGAACGCATGTCCGCTGCTCGACGAGCGGAAGGTGATGGCGCGTCGCTGCGCGTTCGAACTTCCGCTTGAGGGCGTGATCAACCTGGGTATCGGCGTTCCGGAGGTCGTTGGCGCAGTCGCCGCGGAGGAGCGTCTGCTGAACCATCTGACCTTGACCGCCGAACCTGGGATCATCGGCGGCGTGCCGCAGGGCGGCCTCGACTTCGGCGCAGCCGTCAACATGGATGCGCTGCTTCACCAGAACCAGCAGTTCGATTTCTACGATGGCGGCGGCCTGGATCTCGCGTGCCTCGGTATGGCACAAATCGACCGAAGCGGAAACGTCAACGTCAGCCGTTTTGGTCCACGCCTGGCTGGTGCCGGCGGCTTCATTAATATCAGTCAGAACGCTTCGCGAGTGGTATTTGCCGGAGCGTTCACGGCGGGAGGCCTTGAAGTTGCGGTGGATGCGGGGCGTCTTCGGATCGTCACGGAAGGCTCACAAAAGAAACTGGTCGAGTCGGTCGAGCAGATCACCTTCAACGGACGACTGGCTGCTGAACGCGGCCAGCCCGTGCTCTATGTGACGGAACGTTGTGTGTTCCGGCTAACGTCAGAAGGGCTCGAGTTGACGGAAGTCGCGCCGGGCATTGACGTCGATCGGGACATTCTTCCGCACATGGACTTTGCCCCGATCGTGTCGAGTCCACGACCCATGAATTCACGGATCTTCCTGCCGCAACTGATGAATCTGGCAACCGTGTTGCTTGATTCGCAATTCGCTCGCAGGCTCAGCTACAAAGGAGAGCAAAACACCCTGTTTGCAAATTTCGAAGGGATGGCGGTTCGCTCCCATAGCGACATTGAAAGTGTGCGCCGCGTGTTAGAGGCATTCTGCCAACCCATCGGCCGGAAAGTCTCGCTAATCGTCAACTATGACGGATTCAGACTGGACCACGTAGTCGCCGATCAGTACTTTGAAATGGCCGCACGGCTGCAATCGCGGTACTACAAGTCGGTGAGCCGCTTTACCAGCTGCGCGTTCATGCGAGCAAAGCTGCGCGCGGCTTTCCGCGACGCGACTTGTGCATCCCATGTCTGTGAAACGCATGCCGACGCCATGGCGTTCGCGACGGAGCATAACGAAGCTGTCGGCGACGGCGTGCTCCAGTTCCCACGCCGACGCCACCAGCCGTTCTGA